One genomic region from Sander lucioperca isolate FBNREF2018 chromosome 3, SLUC_FBN_1.2, whole genome shotgun sequence encodes:
- the pepd gene encoding xaa-Pro dipeptidase, with translation MDAGRPQPVYWLGKDTLRVSAALFAENRRRLCNALKAKVVPQSVVVLQGGEQKQRYCTDTDVLFRQESFFHWAFGVTEPDCYGAIDVDSGKSIIFVPKLPESYATWMGEIFPKEHFKAKYAVDEVQYACDIADVLPNLTPAVLLTLRGQNTDSGSVCREASFEGISRFQVNNTLLHPVIVECRLIKTDMELEVLRYTNRISSEAHKMIMKHVKPGQKEYEMESLFQHYCYTEGGMRHTSYTCICGTGNNSSILHYGHAGAPNDKTITGGDMCLFDMGGEYYCYSSDITCSFPANGKFTPDQRDIYEAVLKSSRTVMAAIKPGVKWTDMHRMADRVHLEELVKIGILNGSVEDMLKVHMGSVFMPHGLGHLLGIDVHDVGGYPEGVDRVDEPGLKSLRMGRLVQERMVLTVEPGIYFINHLLDQALANPAQSCFINNQVLTRFRGFGGVRIEDDIAVTADGIELLTCVPRTVEEIEAFMANSAKPFSPVTSSDKF, from the exons ATGGATGCAGGACGACCACA ACCTGTCTACTGGCTGGGTAAAGACACCCTGAGGGTGTCTGCTGCTCTGTTTGCAGAGAACCGCCGACGGCTGTGCAATGCGCTGAAAGCCAAAGTAGTGCCGCAGTCAGTGGTGGTGCTGCAGGGAGGAGAGCAGAAGCAGAGGTactgcacagacacagacgtCCTTTTCAGACAG GAGTCTTTCTTCCACTGGGCTTTTGGAGTAACTGAGCCTGACTGTTATGGCGCCATTGATGTGGACTCTGGGAAATCCATCATTTTTGTTCCCAAACTGCCTGAAAGCTATGCTACTTGGATGGGAGA GATCTTTCCTAAAGAGCACTTCAAGGCAAAGTATGCTGTCGATGAGGTGCAATACGCCTGTGAT ATTGCTGATGTCCTGCCCAACCTGACACCAGCGGTGCTCCTAACACTG CGAGGTCAGAATACAGATAGTGGGAGCGTCTGCCGTGAAGCCTCCTTTGAAGGAATTAGTCG CTTCCAAGTGAACAACACTCTTTTACACCCAGTCATCGTGGAATG CCGTCTGATTAAGACTGATATGGAGCTGGAAGTCCTGCGCTACACCAACAGGATTTCCAGTGAAGCCCATAAAATG ATCATGAAGCATGTGAAACCTGGACAGAAAGAATATGAAATGGAGAG CCTGTTCCAGCACTACTGCTACACTGAGGGAGGGATGCGTCACACCTCTTACACCTGTATCTGTGGAAC GGGCAATAATTCCTCCATTCTCCACTACGGACATGCTGGTGCACCGAACGATAAGACAATTACGGGTGGAGACATGTG TCTGTTCGACATGGGCGGAGAGTACTACTGCTACTCCTCAGACATCACCTGCTCCTTCCCAGCCAATGGCAAGTTTACTCCAGACCAGAGGGACATCTATGAGGCAGTCCTCAAATCCTCTCGCACTGTCATGGCTGCCATCAAACCAG GTGTGAAGTGGACCGACATGCATCGCATGGCTGACCGGGTTCACCTGGAGGAGCTTGTGAAGATCGGCATCCTGAATGGCAGCGTGGAGGACATGTTGAAGGTCCACATGGGCTCCGTCTTCATGCCCCACGGCCTGGGACACCTGCTGGGCATCGATGTGCACGATGTGGGAGGATACCCTGAG GGGGTGGACCGTGTTGATGAGCCTGGACTGAAGAGTCTTCGGATGGGCCGCCTGGTGCAGGAGAGGATGGTCCTCACCGTGGAGCCCGGCATATACTTCATCAACCACCTGCTGGACCAGGCCCTGGCCAACCCTGCCCAGAGCTGCTTCATCAACAACCAAGTGCTGACTCGCTTTCGCGGCTTTGGAGGG GTTCGCATTGAAGATGACATAGCCGTGACAGCTGACGGTATAGAGCTGCTGACCTGCGTCCCTCGCACTGTGGAGGAGATCGAAGCGTTCATGGCCAACTCTGCAAAACCCTTCAGCCCCGTCACCAGCAGTGACAAATTCTGA